From Danio rerio strain Tuebingen ecotype United States chromosome 2, GRCz12tu, whole genome shotgun sequence:
CAATCCAGTTCCCCTTGAGGTGGCCCTTACATTGCTGGCCAATCAAGGTCCCAGCTGTAAAAACATTATACAGCTGCTGGATTGGGAAGACCATCATGACCAATATATTATGGTCCTAGAGCGGCCCTCACCCTGCATGGATATGCATCTTTTTTGGCTGCATTATGACCGCGTCTTCTATGAGGAGATGGCCCGTTATTTTATGCGCCAAGTCATTGATGCTGCTGTTGTCTGCTGTTCTCGGGGGGTCTTCCATCGGGACATCAAAATGTCAAACCTCTTGGTGAACGTGGAGACCCTAGAGGTAAAACTTATTGATTTCGGATGTGGGGACCTCCTGAGAACATCATCCTACGACACCTACAAAGGTATGTATCATCTTTTGAACATGTCACTTGAATTCTAGACATTAACATTGAATGCATTTTCAGATAAGGAGAGGTCAATGATTAAATTGAGAACAGCAAAAGTGAGAACATGCAGCGATAAAGCAAACATGTGACAAAACTTTCCTTCTAGGAACAGAAAGGTACTGCCCTCCGGAGTTTATTGAGATGGGAGAGTACCATGGGAAAGCGGCGACAGTATGGTCACTAGGGGTCCTACTGTTCAGAATGATCACAAGCTTTTTCCCAGACTGCTCCGACATCGCTTACATGGACGTTAATATCTGGTTCCAGACTGGCTACTCAGATGGTAAAAGTATTATTACATTTTGCAGTTGTTAATCGTGTAGAATAGAGAAAACACTGAATTAATGGATAGCATAGGAAtcttgtacactctcagaaataaacgcGATCTGTCACtggtgtggtaccttttcaaaaggtacacatttgtacttaaatgtTCCATATTGATACCTCAAAAGTATGTTCTAGTACCTAAAaaaattaagaggaacacttttgtaccttttaggtactaatatgtacccttgaggtattaatatggacattttaggatcaaatttgtactttttgaaaaggtaccacgccagtgacagctcgcatacctttatttcctGAGAGTGCAGATATTACAGTTCTAGCTTAGAGAACGAGTGCATAGTAATAACTCGACATTTCTTTGTCTGTCTCTACAGAATGCTGCAGTTTTATTCGGGGTTGCCTTAAAAGCAATCCTGAGAAGAGGCTGCCTTTGGATGAGCTGCTCTCCCATAACTGGTTCAAGGTAGCACATCTAAGACTggctaaataataatgaaaataaattgacattttgatgttttatccaccttttttggcttttttgctaatttaattatCTGAACAATTCAATTCTAAATGTCTTTCAGATCACCCTGTAGTCATGAAGGAGCCCTGCATCTGGTGGGATAACATGGGTTTCCCATACATCCTTATTTTAGATAGGTTAGCAGCCTTAGCGTCTTGCTGGCAAGCCTTGGTTGCGTCTGGTGCCTTGACTTGAGGCAGTTCAGTTGTTTTCGCGTCTTGCAGAGCGACTGCCTGGGGATGAATTTGTTCTCTGTCATGCCCGAAACACAAGTCCCACTTACTGCCATGCCAGAGGCCTCTGCCACTAGTGCTGAGCTCCCAGATGCCATCTCACCAATGAATCAGAAGATGGCCACTATGTTGGTCAGCTGCCTTTGGTCCAGAGATCCTGTCAGGGCCTCTCCAGCAAATCCAGCAAAGGCTTTGTTAAACATTCCTGTCACTGCTGCTCCCTATCCACCAAGTCTCCAGATGACCATTTCACAAATCGTCAGAGCTGCTTAACCTCTTTGGTCCCAGAGGTTACTGCTAAAGCTGCTCTGGTCCAAGACGAGTCTGACTGAGGTCCTCCATATTTCCTTTCATTGGAGATTCCTTAAGAAATATATTACAGCTTTCAGCCACAATAACAAATGATTGTGAAAATGCAcaaaaatgtgttgttgttttttttacagagaagcatattatactgtatgtacagtttATGTTATGCATTTCATTCTTGTTTTAGCAGGTTGTGCttattactttaaatattaattttactaTAATTAACCAGGTAAGGAACAGCTCCAAGTGACGTTCAGCCCACAGAGGTATGGCAAGCAGTTTTAGAATTTAGTAGACtacagtgaaaaataaataaaaatacatattcagAGTGCAtggaatggtggctcagtggttagcacaatcacctaacagcaagaaggtcgctggtttgagtcctggctgggtcagttggcatttcatttgacatgcgctataggtgaattggataaactaaattgactatattgtatgtgaatgtgagtatgtatgggtgtttctcagtacttggttgcagctagaagggcttccgctgtgtaaaacatgctgaagtagttgggggttcattccactgtggcgacccattatgaataagggactaagccgaaggaaaatgattgaatgaacataTTCAGTGTAATTGTGATTAGTATACATCTGCAGACCTTTACTGGAAGATTTTTAGTAGTATAAATTGCTGTTAAACATATAATTGATTTTACATAGACATAATTGTAATTTCAGATAATTTGACGTGTCAGTTtcccattttaaaatgttttacataaaaaacatctttaaaaacaacagtaaaGGGCAAGTTAATGTTACTTTATGACTTTACCTAATATTCTTATTCTCCCAGTAGAGGGCGATCATAAAGATTCAACTTTCTCACCATGATTCTGAAAACTGAAAGACTGATTTTTGGGAAACTTTCCACATTATTTTTTCCCAGTGACTTTAATATGATGTCATTAAATTAAAGACTAAATAAACTATGGAACTGTCACCTTTTACTTTTGTAGAGGCACAGTCATAGACCAGCTGTCACAACTTATTGCTTGAGATAATGTTATTGCATCCCAATTACGCCTACATACATTAATTTTATATTAGTTATATAGTTAGAAATTGACTTTAATATCACCTTTATAAAAATATCATCTGTCACCATCAGTCAGAATATTCTCTAAAGGCTACATTATGGCTGGATTGCAGATGACTGTTCAGCTTGACAAGTACGTAGGCATGTAATTATTGTCAAGTCTACATCAACAGtaagagaaaaaaacacatgtGACCAGCATGAGGACTCAGTCTGCACAAATATTAAGCTTGGACATGAGATACTTTAAAGAATCCCTTAAAAGTTcacttttatttcattattaagtACAAATGGTAAGGTTTGAATTGGATTTAGCAGTGATCACATGATGTTAAGATTTTATTCAGTTGGGTGTACAGAAGTAAAAGTTACATATATTCCAGTAACATACATGTTCAGATGTTTGGTCTTGTATGCATAGTATATACCAATATACTGTGTCTATAGAAAGTCATATCCTGTGAAAAATCTATACCTTTACTCACATTACACTCTGCTTTCAAAAGACCTTTGCGACAAAGTTGTAGCAAGGCACAGggctacaaaaacaaaaaaaggctgGAAAAGTTATTAGGAATGTGATTTGATTTCTGGCTGTATGAAAAATCAAGCAATTATTTCAAAGGGGTGATCATTTTTATAGGTTCATTATGTCAGTAAAACAGAAGCAAGGATACCAAAAGCATTTGACTTTGTACATTACTTTCCATCTCTGTTATAACTCTTCTAAAACACTTTCTATGGCGTTAagcaaagactttttaaaaatatgtctgaTCGGCAGTCTTTTAGGGCTATAAGAATTAAATGTACTCAATATATTAGACAGGTAAAGCCAAgttattttaagcactatttggCTGGTAATGGTCCTGATTCTCAGAGGTTCTGAAATATTTTCAATACAATGGAAAATGAAACAATTTCCTCACATCTTCTAATTTTAATTAAGCACGATGGGCTTGTTATCACAGATCAGCTCTCCTGTTAACCAGACATCAACTTTCCGCTCACCTGCCTCAGGTCTGCACAC
This genomic window contains:
- the pimr68 gene encoding serine/threonine-protein kinase pim-3, whose translation is MTVYEGTRCEDSHQVAVKFTAKVENEPYISLPDHANPVPLEVALTLLANQGPSCKNIIQLLDWEDHHDQYIMVLERPSPCMDMHLFWLHYDRVFYEEMARYFMRQVIDAAVVCCSRGVFHRDIKMSNLLVNVETLEVKLIDFGCGDLLRTSSYDTYKGTERYCPPEFIEMGEYHGKAATVWSLGVLLFRMITSFFPDCSDIAYMDVNIWFQTGYSDECCSFIRGCLKSNPEKRLPLDELLSHNWFKITL